In bacterium, a single genomic region encodes these proteins:
- a CDS encoding serine/threonine protein kinase, with translation MSAQTIGGFQVIRELGRGGMGIVYEAEQAMPRRHVALKVLPPEFAHSPGVAARFEQEANRMAQLDGHPNIATVYAAGEDNGTAYFAMQLLTGGDLEQRLARQGRFDQREAAQIIAKVADALDHAHRQGIVHRDVKPANIMFNAQGEPVVTDFGIAQAVDQVRMTMTGMSVCTPEYASPEQVKGNPVDGRSDLYSLGVVLYRMVTGRPLFDCGNPMTWAMKHMTEAPQPPEAWYPGVNPQLRNAILKCLQKEPSDRFANGHGLAQALREISWSAPGPTVIVDSPKPPLPPPATPKWPYLVGSLGFVALLVGVILVVGHPKATMPAQTSSQPAPAATTGTQPMMPASQPPPAPPQPITPPPQPEVQISAGEIAPSPPPPELPVEGIKSAITTWENEEMSGTASSYLDCYARNAQIYSNKRWYTWSQYLANERGKVGQGARVGHGDVRLKWKNEPGGPVRATFERWYQRGGVRRTGEQTLDFENIGGQWLIVKDEFHRY, from the coding sequence ATGAGCGCACAGACGATTGGTGGTTTCCAGGTGATCCGGGAGTTGGGTCGGGGGGGGATGGGGATCGTGTACGAAGCGGAGCAGGCGATGCCCCGGCGGCACGTGGCGCTCAAGGTGCTTCCACCCGAGTTCGCTCACTCCCCCGGGGTGGCGGCGCGTTTCGAGCAGGAAGCCAACCGCATGGCGCAGCTCGACGGACACCCCAATATTGCCACGGTCTACGCCGCCGGGGAGGACAATGGGACTGCCTACTTCGCCATGCAGTTGCTGACTGGCGGGGATCTGGAGCAGCGCCTGGCCCGGCAGGGCCGGTTCGACCAGCGCGAGGCCGCCCAGATCATCGCCAAAGTCGCGGACGCCCTGGATCACGCCCACCGACAGGGCATCGTGCACCGCGATGTCAAGCCCGCGAACATCATGTTCAACGCCCAGGGGGAGCCGGTAGTGACGGACTTCGGCATCGCGCAGGCTGTCGATCAGGTGCGAATGACGATGACCGGCATGTCCGTGTGCACGCCGGAGTACGCTTCCCCCGAGCAGGTGAAGGGCAACCCGGTAGACGGGCGCTCGGACCTGTATTCGCTGGGCGTGGTGTTGTACCGTATGGTCACCGGGCGACCGCTGTTCGATTGCGGTAACCCAATGACCTGGGCGATGAAGCACATGACGGAGGCGCCTCAGCCCCCAGAGGCGTGGTACCCCGGCGTCAATCCTCAGTTGCGAAACGCCATCCTGAAGTGCCTGCAGAAGGAGCCGAGTGATCGCTTCGCCAATGGTCATGGCCTGGCGCAAGCGCTACGAGAGATCAGTTGGAGTGCGCCGGGGCCAACTGTGATCGTCGATTCACCAAAGCCACCACTTCCGCCCCCCGCAACGCCAAAGTGGCCGTACCTAGTGGGCAGTCTGGGCTTCGTCGCTCTGCTCGTGGGCGTCATCCTGGTGGTCGGTCATCCCAAGGCCACCATGCCTGCCCAGACATCATCGCAGCCGGCACCCGCAGCGACGACGGGAACACAACCCATGATGCCTGCCTCACAACCGCCTCCCGCGCCGCCGCAGCCGATCACTCCTCCTCCCCAACCCGAAGTGCAGATCTCCGCAGGTGAGATCGCCCCGTCGCCGCCACCACCGGAACTGCCCGTGGAGGGGATCAAGAGCGCTATCACCACCTGGGAGAACGAGGAGATGAGCGGCACTGCCTCGAGCTACCTCGACTGCTACGCGCGCAACGCACAGATATACTCAAACAAGCGGTGGTACACCTGGAGCCAGTACTTGGCAAACGAACGGGGTAAGGTAGGGCAGGGGGCGCGGGTCGGCCACGGCGATGTCCGGCTCAAGTGGAAGAATGAGCCAGGGGGACCTGTAAGGGCTACTTTCGAGCGGTGGTACCAACGGGGCGGTGTGAGGCGCACTGGCGAACAGACGCTCGACTTCGAGAACATCGGCGGGCAGTGGTTGATCGTGAAGGATGAGTTCCATCGGTACTGA
- a CDS encoding DUF2817 domain-containing protein, which yields MGNSVTTAATSRWNIALIVLTMGIGVELLLLGMNLLPRRGQTPQVVAQASVPSPAAAPTSSQPAAPPPSEVVIPGSEVTSTPQSVPAAGQVAASPQRWPAKQTVDHSVQGKPIIVVRFGDGPDTTFILGGFHGDEPGSTKICQELVRCLETHPTEYDGRTVIIVPAVNPDGLAAHTRVNANGVDINRNWGEGWKKARKGELSHGSGPMSEPEVKTVDRLLRRYQPAKVVNLHQAKRMLNPTGAGGIALAREMAKYNDLRVDTDIGYATPGAFGDYCGKKLGIAMVTYELPGEANPWSGAKEALLAAIKFKVPPKNG from the coding sequence ATGGGCAATTCCGTCACCACGGCCGCGACGTCTCGCTGGAACATCGCCCTGATCGTTCTGACGATGGGGATCGGCGTAGAGCTCCTCCTGCTGGGGATGAACCTTCTCCCGCGCCGCGGCCAGACGCCTCAAGTGGTCGCGCAGGCATCCGTTCCATCGCCTGCAGCGGCTCCTACATCGTCTCAGCCCGCTGCTCCCCCGCCGTCTGAGGTCGTCATACCGGGTTCCGAGGTCACGAGCACACCGCAGTCTGTTCCCGCCGCGGGACAGGTGGCCGCGTCCCCCCAACGATGGCCGGCAAAGCAGACTGTCGACCACTCCGTCCAAGGGAAGCCCATCATCGTGGTTCGCTTCGGCGACGGGCCCGACACAACGTTCATCCTTGGCGGGTTCCATGGCGATGAGCCCGGCAGCACGAAGATCTGCCAGGAGTTGGTCCGCTGTCTGGAAACTCACCCGACGGAGTATGATGGGCGAACAGTCATCATTGTGCCAGCTGTCAACCCCGACGGTCTGGCCGCACACACGCGTGTGAATGCAAATGGTGTCGATATCAATCGCAACTGGGGGGAAGGCTGGAAGAAGGCCCGTAAGGGCGAGCTATCCCACGGCTCTGGTCCAATGTCCGAGCCGGAGGTCAAGACGGTTGACCGCCTGCTGCGCCGGTACCAGCCAGCCAAAGTGGTCAATCTTCACCAGGCCAAGCGAATGCTTAACCCGACCGGCGCCGGCGGGATTGCGTTGGCTCGCGAGATGGCGAAGTACAACGACCTGCGTGTTGACACTGACATCGGCTACGCAACGCCAGGCGCCTTCGGCGACTACTGCGGCAAGAAGCTCGGGATCGCCATGGTGACCTATGAATTGCCCGGCGAAGCCAACCCGTGGTCGGGCGCCAAGGAAGCCCTGCTGGCGGCAATCAAGTTCAAAGTGCCGCCCAAGAACGGGTAG
- a CDS encoding DUF2817 domain-containing protein, translated as MVGQSIGGFEILREIGRGGMGVVYEARQASPRRHVALKVLPPELAHVPQVAARFADEANRMAMLEGHPNIAAVYAAGEADGVPYFAMRLLSGADLESRLAADRRLPLDEAAEIAAQVAEALDYAHRRGIVHRDIKPANIMFDDEGRPLVTDFGIAKAADEYRLTQTGTTIGTPEYASPEQIRGDDLDGRSDLYSLGVVLYRMVCGQLPFTAPTPMAHAIKHINEAPPPPGVIVQGVPPPLEHVILRCLAKRPEDRFASGKDLAAALRSLRLPHTKCGSAPAPAQTVVVAEPASAVPVHRRGRAGGPALVGLALLGAIALIVGTVMVLRTARSGTSPDSAEGSLQTAVNVGQATGTSQVPLSPQRWPVKWAVGYSVRGRVITAFRFGDGPDITCVLGAFHGDEPGGHAVCMELVRQLEADPAAYSGRTVVIVPACNPDGLDARTRANANGVDINRNWSVGWAKAGSGELSHGSAPMSEPEVQAIAALLAKYPPHKVINLHQAKRMLNPTGADGIALAREMAKYNGLRANADIGYATPGSFGDYCGRKLGLAMVTYELPGGANPWSGAKGSLLAAIRFKLPPRKT; from the coding sequence ATGGTCGGACAGAGCATCGGCGGTTTCGAGATCCTCCGCGAGATCGGGCGCGGCGGCATGGGTGTGGTCTACGAGGCCCGGCAGGCATCGCCTCGCCGGCACGTAGCCCTCAAAGTGCTGCCGCCGGAACTCGCGCATGTCCCCCAGGTGGCAGCCCGGTTCGCTGACGAAGCGAACCGCATGGCGATGCTGGAAGGGCACCCAAACATCGCTGCCGTGTATGCGGCTGGCGAGGCGGATGGTGTCCCCTACTTCGCCATGCGCCTACTGTCGGGTGCCGACTTGGAGAGCCGACTGGCAGCTGACAGGAGGCTGCCGCTGGACGAAGCCGCGGAGATCGCAGCGCAGGTCGCGGAGGCCCTGGACTACGCGCACCGCAGAGGGATCGTCCACCGTGACATCAAGCCAGCGAACATCATGTTTGATGATGAGGGCCGACCGCTAGTGACCGACTTCGGCATAGCGAAGGCGGCGGACGAGTACCGGCTGACACAGACGGGCACGACCATCGGGACGCCAGAATACGCATCGCCCGAGCAGATCAGGGGAGATGATCTCGACGGCCGATCAGACCTGTACTCTCTGGGGGTTGTTCTGTACCGGATGGTCTGCGGCCAACTGCCTTTCACCGCACCGACGCCGATGGCACACGCCATCAAGCACATCAATGAGGCGCCCCCTCCCCCAGGTGTGATCGTCCAGGGCGTGCCGCCGCCGCTGGAACATGTGATCTTGCGGTGTCTGGCGAAGCGGCCGGAGGACCGCTTCGCCAGTGGCAAGGACTTGGCCGCAGCTTTGCGGAGCCTACGACTGCCGCACACCAAGTGCGGTTCAGCTCCCGCACCGGCGCAGACAGTTGTGGTTGCGGAACCCGCGTCTGCAGTTCCGGTCCACCGGCGAGGGAGGGCGGGAGGTCCAGCCCTGGTAGGGCTGGCGTTGCTCGGAGCCATCGCGCTGATAGTAGGGACTGTCATGGTGTTACGCACAGCCCGCAGCGGCACATCGCCAGATTCGGCTGAGGGTTCTCTACAGACGGCAGTCAACGTGGGCCAGGCAACTGGCACGTCCCAAGTTCCGTTGTCTCCCCAACGTTGGCCGGTCAAGTGGGCGGTTGGTTACTCCGTGAGAGGAAGGGTCATCACCGCGTTTCGCTTCGGTGATGGCCCCGACATTACGTGCGTGCTCGGGGCCTTCCACGGAGATGAGCCCGGTGGCCACGCGGTCTGTATGGAACTGGTGCGCCAGTTGGAGGCGGATCCGGCAGCATACTCCGGGCGCACGGTGGTCATTGTCCCGGCCTGCAATCCAGATGGTCTGGACGCTCGCACACGGGCGAACGCCAACGGGGTCGACATCAATCGCAACTGGTCGGTAGGATGGGCCAAGGCGGGTAGCGGGGAACTGTCGCATGGTTCGGCGCCGATGTCCGAACCGGAGGTACAGGCCATTGCGGCCTTGCTGGCCAAGTACCCACCCCACAAAGTCATCAACCTCCACCAGGCCAAGCGGATGCTGAACCCGACCGGCGCCGATGGGATCGCGTTGGCCCGCGAGATGGCGAAGTACAACGGCCTGCGCGCAAACGCTGATATTGGTTACGCCACGCCCGGCAGTTTCGGCGACTACTGCGGGAGGAAGCTCGGCCTGGCCATGGTGACCTACGAACTTCCAGGCGGAGCCAACCCTTGGTCGGGGGCCAAGGGATCTCTGCTGGCAGCAATCCGGTTCAAGCTACCTCCAAGGAAGACGTAG
- a CDS encoding serine/threonine protein kinase: MTGQTIGGFEIIREIGRGGMGVVYEARQASPRRQVALKVLPPELAHVPQVTARFADEANRMAMLEGHPNIVTVYAAGEDRGVPYFAMQLLPGADLEQHLRREGRLCLDQAAEIVAQVAQALDFAHQRGVVHRDIKPANIMFDSQGRPLVTDFGIAKAREDYRLTQTGMTIGTPEYASPEQIKGDPLDGRSDLYSLAVVLYRAVCGQLPFAATTPMAYAVKHVSEQPLPPSSVVGDIPQALEQVIMRCLAKEPHERFSNGHELAMALRSLRLPHVKCGAAPLPGTTYVTPRPLPPQPVVPVPSRMSGAVIALVVIGALVLLAGIAIIATSQSSSPSADLQRDTGTAAMQPSMPPPPSAVASPSPDNAPRPPSPDVEASAGDHAPVSHPPPSFPVNAATPSHEQTSSSAPESPGDVVRSYFAAMNEMRYRDAYNHFSESRKTELPYEEFREQYCDADIQISDLQCADEQTINNRNFEVPVTFVEVKRRGEASVRKRGIVLVTQERWDSGFSIRNLDIASD; this comes from the coding sequence ATGACTGGACAGACGATCGGTGGTTTCGAGATCATCCGTGAGATAGGGCGGGGCGGCATGGGCGTCGTCTATGAGGCCCGACAGGCGTCCCCGCGTCGGCAAGTCGCGCTCAAGGTGCTGCCACCGGAACTCGCACACGTCCCCCAGGTGACGGCCCGCTTCGCCGACGAAGCTAACCGCATGGCGATGCTGGAGGGCCACCCCAACATTGTCACTGTCTATGCTGCCGGAGAGGACCGTGGCGTCCCCTACTTCGCCATGCAGTTGTTGCCGGGAGCGGACCTGGAGCAGCACCTGCGACGGGAGGGGCGACTGTGCCTGGACCAAGCGGCGGAGATCGTGGCGCAGGTCGCCCAAGCGCTGGACTTCGCTCACCAGCGCGGAGTTGTCCACCGAGACATCAAGCCTGCCAACATAATGTTCGACAGCCAAGGCCGGCCACTGGTGACCGACTTCGGGATCGCCAAGGCACGGGAGGACTATCGCCTAACGCAGACCGGGATGACCATCGGCACGCCCGAGTATGCTTCTCCTGAACAGATAAAGGGCGATCCTCTTGACGGGCGCTCAGACTTGTACTCCTTGGCGGTGGTTCTCTACCGGGCGGTCTGTGGGCAACTGCCATTCGCCGCCACAACGCCGATGGCCTATGCCGTCAAGCATGTGAGCGAGCAGCCGCTGCCTCCGAGTTCTGTGGTCGGTGACATTCCCCAGGCCCTTGAGCAGGTAATCATGCGCTGCTTGGCCAAAGAGCCGCATGAGCGCTTCAGCAACGGCCACGAACTGGCCATGGCACTTCGGAGCCTCAGACTTCCGCACGTGAAGTGTGGCGCGGCGCCGCTTCCTGGCACCACCTATGTTACTCCTCGACCGTTGCCGCCGCAGCCGGTCGTGCCAGTACCCTCGCGGATGAGCGGAGCTGTGATCGCGCTCGTGGTGATTGGCGCTCTCGTTCTTCTTGCCGGGATTGCCATCATTGCCACCAGCCAGAGCAGTTCACCGTCTGCGGACCTTCAGCGGGACACAGGCACCGCGGCAATGCAGCCGAGCATGCCGCCACCTCCGTCGGCCGTTGCCTCCCCATCTCCAGACAATGCGCCGCGTCCACCTTCCCCGGACGTCGAGGCATCCGCTGGTGATCATGCGCCAGTATCTCATCCACCCCCCTCGTTTCCGGTGAATGCGGCGACGCCGTCGCACGAACAGACGTCCTCATCTGCCCCTGAGAGCCCCGGCGATGTGGTCAGATCCTACTTCGCCGCCATGAATGAAATGCGCTACAGAGACGCCTACAACCACTTCAGCGAATCGAGGAAGACGGAACTCCCATATGAGGAGTTTCGTGAACAATACTGTGACGCCGACATCCAGATCAGCGACCTACAGTGCGCTGATGAACAGACTATCAACAACAGGAATTTCGAGGTCCCGGTAACCTTCGTGGAAGTAAAGCGCAGGGGCGAGGCGAGTGTCCGGAAGCGCGGCATTGTGCTTGTGACTCAGGAACGTTGGGATTCCGGGTTCAGTATTCGCAACTTGGACATCGCGTCTGACTGA
- a CDS encoding serine/threonine protein kinase, with the protein MTGQSIGGFEIVREIGRGGMGVVYEARQTSPRRNVALKVLPPELAHVPQVAARFADEANRVAVLEGHPSIVTVYAAGEDKGIPYFAMQLLPGADLEQHLRREGRLCLDQAAEIVAQVAEALDFAHQRGVVHRDVKPANIMFDSQGRPLVTDFGIAKAREEYRLTQTGMTIGTPEYASPEQIKGNPLDGRSDLYSLGVVLYQAVCGQMPFTATTPMAYAVKHVSEPPLPPSSAVGDIPPALEQVIMRCLAKEPHERFSSGRELAAVLRGLRLPHVKCGAAPLPGTTYVTPRPLPPQSVGPSPSRMSGAVIALVVIGALALLAGIAMIAITQNAPPPSDTQPDTGAVAMQSTPPPPPPPPVYTPVPDSPPAPPVEVEVPGNAEQSPPPPPPPPPGDGDGAALERYYGDGFSILKPSGWTDSTSRTGGQGVTELQGSSDQVRVKVDWQSWRDSDIGAYPRSQDAKWRQGSKFYECISMEPSTLGGNEALRWEFLRDVDGVRMHTIDVFANCGSRGYAVWCRAPADEWDQWGGTFEQIINSFRPD; encoded by the coding sequence ATGACCGGGCAAAGCATCGGTGGCTTCGAGATTGTCCGTGAGATCGGGCGGGGGGGCATGGGCGTCGTTTACGAGGCTCGACAGACGTCCCCTCGTCGGAACGTCGCACTCAAGGTACTGCCTCCGGAACTCGCGCACGTCCCCCAGGTGGCAGCCCGCTTCGCCGATGAAGCCAACCGCGTGGCGGTGCTGGAAGGACACCCGAGCATTGTCACTGTCTATGCTGCCGGGGAGGACAAAGGCATCCCGTACTTCGCCATGCAGTTACTTCCGGGGGCGGACCTGGAACAGCACCTGCGGCGGGAGGGGCGGCTATGCCTGGATCAGGCGGCGGAGATCGTGGCGCAGGTCGCCGAAGCGTTGGACTTCGCCCACCAGCGTGGAGTGGTCCACCGAGACGTCAAACCCGCCAACATCATGTTCGACAGTCAGGGCCGTCCCCTAGTAACCGACTTTGGGATCGCCAAGGCGCGGGAGGAGTACCGCCTTACACAGACGGGGATGACCATTGGGACGCCGGAGTATGCCTCGCCTGAGCAGATCAAGGGCAACCCTCTCGACGGACGCTCCGACCTGTACTCCCTGGGGGTGGTCCTGTACCAGGCAGTCTGTGGTCAGATGCCCTTCACAGCCACAACACCCATGGCCTATGCGGTCAAGCACGTGAGTGAGCCACCACTTCCGCCCAGCTCGGCGGTCGGCGACATTCCGCCGGCTCTTGAGCAAGTGATAATGCGCTGCTTGGCCAAGGAGCCGCACGAGCGCTTCAGCAGCGGCCGCGAGCTGGCGGCGGTACTGCGAGGTCTGAGGCTGCCGCATGTGAAGTGCGGCGCGGCGCCACTTCCTGGCACCACGTATGTGACTCCTCGACCGTTGCCGCCACAGTCGGTCGGACCATCGCCCTCGCGGATGAGCGGCGCTGTGATCGCTCTCGTGGTGATTGGCGCTCTAGCTCTTCTGGCCGGGATCGCCATGATCGCCATTACCCAGAACGCCCCGCCACCGTCTGACACGCAGCCGGACACGGGGGCAGTCGCTATGCAGAGCACCCCTCCACCTCCTCCACCGCCGCCGGTGTACACACCCGTCCCAGACAGTCCACCTGCCCCACCGGTTGAGGTGGAGGTACCCGGCAACGCCGAACAGTCGCCGCCACCGCCTCCACCACCACCTCCGGGCGATGGCGACGGCGCTGCTCTCGAGAGGTACTATGGGGACGGCTTCTCCATCCTCAAGCCCAGTGGCTGGACTGACAGCACGAGCCGCACTGGAGGTCAAGGCGTGACCGAACTCCAGGGCTCCAGCGATCAGGTCCGCGTCAAGGTTGACTGGCAGAGCTGGCGGGACAGCGACATCGGTGCGTACCCTCGCTCTCAGGACGCGAAGTGGCGGCAGGGCAGCAAGTTCTACGAGTGCATCTCGATGGAACCATCGACTCTGGGTGGCAACGAAGCTCTCCGCTGGGAGTTCCTGCGCGATGTCGACGGTGTGAGGATGCACACGATTGATGTCTTCGCCAACTGCGGCAGTCGTGGGTATGCCGTCTGGTGTCGTGCCCCCGCCGATGAATGGGATCAGTGGGGTGGGACGTTCGAGCAGATCATCAACAGCTTCCGGCCTGACTGA
- a CDS encoding ankyrin repeat domain-containing protein, with translation MLLNRYGAAAVLLTLGADANRVDRRSGQPPLHTTVSGHDRAPMVRLLLRHHARPNERDERGETAIDLALLAGFPDPIRALLEGGADPNATNAAGETALHVAARGRPEWLDILVQRGAQVDQADLAGQTPLMAAAGAGSADAVTALLSCRANPNAKNSNGQTPLMLASQPQEGSAAVAALLKGGAKVKTRDGAGKTALHYAAAGASKETLTLLCDAGADLSAKDAAGMEPCGAAEEAGNETNQRFLIARLRACRTIFQAVREGDLRLVQQRLDEGVDPNKRDAKGSTPLSYALWRPEIAALLIKRGARPSSLHEAAAAGNLAAVRHLVARGASVNEALDEHYPLYYAASSGDLDSVKYLVGQGAKINAVNGSACDEANALDAAGAHFPVLKWLLDHGAKAGPFGYPLIGAVRRRDEAAVRYLVAHGANVNMHQDISGDTPLKAAASGGNLRMCRLLVSLGAKINDIDPHSGRDEDPVLSYAVANLAVLKWLVEHGANANPKGGAPLFAAVSGSRDSAVRYLVAHGAKLNQHKDFGYSSEVSDDTPLKVAVDKGDLQMCKLLLDLGADVNYAPNGETALWWAQRDGYDDIASLLRKQGAK, from the coding sequence GTGCTGCTGAACCGGTATGGCGCGGCTGCTGTCCTGCTGACGCTGGGCGCCGACGCCAATCGAGTGGACAGGCGCTCCGGACAGCCCCCACTACACACGACCGTCTCTGGACACGACCGGGCGCCGATGGTGCGGCTGCTGCTTCGGCACCATGCGCGGCCCAATGAGCGCGACGAGAGGGGAGAGACTGCCATTGATCTGGCTCTCTTGGCCGGGTTCCCGGATCCGATCAGGGCGCTTCTGGAAGGAGGAGCCGATCCCAACGCCACCAACGCCGCCGGTGAGACCGCGCTGCACGTAGCAGCCCGTGGGCGGCCGGAGTGGCTTGACATACTCGTACAGCGTGGTGCCCAGGTTGATCAGGCTGATCTTGCCGGCCAGACCCCGCTCATGGCGGCTGCCGGAGCTGGAAGCGCCGACGCAGTCACTGCCCTGCTGTCGTGTCGGGCTAACCCCAATGCGAAGAACAGCAACGGCCAGACACCGCTCATGCTGGCCAGCCAGCCACAGGAGGGGAGTGCGGCGGTTGCCGCGCTGCTCAAGGGTGGCGCGAAGGTCAAGACGCGGGACGGTGCGGGCAAGACCGCGCTTCACTACGCGGCTGCCGGTGCCTCGAAGGAGACACTCACTCTTCTGTGTGACGCGGGCGCAGACCTGTCCGCTAAGGATGCCGCCGGCATGGAGCCTTGCGGGGCTGCTGAAGAGGCGGGGAATGAGACGAACCAGAGGTTCTTGATCGCCAGGCTTCGGGCCTGCCGCACCATCTTTCAGGCTGTTAGAGAAGGCGACCTGCGCCTGGTACAGCAACGCCTCGATGAAGGCGTTGATCCCAACAAGAGAGATGCTAAGGGCAGCACTCCACTGAGCTATGCGCTTTGGCGGCCAGAGATCGCGGCTCTCCTGATCAAGCGCGGAGCCCGGCCTAGCTCTCTACATGAAGCGGCCGCGGCGGGAAACCTGGCGGCAGTGAGGCACCTCGTGGCAAGAGGTGCGAGTGTCAACGAAGCGTTAGATGAGCACTACCCGTTGTACTATGCAGCCTCGTCCGGGGACCTCGACTCTGTGAAGTACTTGGTCGGTCAAGGGGCGAAGATCAACGCGGTGAACGGCAGCGCATGCGACGAGGCAAACGCGCTGGATGCAGCAGGTGCGCACTTCCCTGTACTGAAGTGGCTGCTGGACCACGGCGCGAAAGCCGGCCCTTTCGGTTACCCACTCATAGGAGCGGTCCGCAGACGCGATGAAGCAGCCGTTCGCTACTTGGTTGCACACGGGGCCAATGTCAACATGCATCAGGACATATCGGGGGACACGCCACTGAAAGCTGCGGCATCGGGTGGCAACCTGAGGATGTGTAGGTTGCTGGTCAGCCTCGGCGCGAAGATCAACGACATTGATCCTCATTCCGGTCGTGACGAAGATCCTGTACTGAGCTACGCCGTTGCCAACCTGGCTGTACTCAAGTGGCTTGTGGAGCATGGGGCAAACGCTAACCCGAAGGGCGGCGCCCCCTTGTTCGCCGCTGTGAGCGGGAGCCGTGATAGCGCTGTGAGATACCTCGTTGCTCACGGAGCTAAGCTCAATCAGCACAAGGATTTCGGGTACAGCTCCGAAGTCTCTGACGACACACCACTGAAGGTCGCAGTCGACAAGGGAGACCTCCAGATGTGCAAGCTACTCTTGGACTTGGGCGCAGACGTCAATTACGCGCCGAATGGGGAGACGGCCCTCTGGTGGGCGCAGAGGGACGGGTACGACGACATCGCGAGCCTCTTGCGAAAGCAAGGGGCCAAATGA
- a CDS encoding serine/threonine protein kinase — protein sequence MADRTIGGCEITREIGRGGMGVVYEAQQLSPRRTVALKILPPEWARVPQIARRFENEASRMAALEEHAGIATVYLAGDDQGVPYIAMQYLPGGDLGQRLLQGWRPSLPEIVAVIAEVAEALDFAHQRGVIHRDIKPANIMLDAVGRPVVTDFGIARAVDEIGATMTGSAAMTPEYASPEQIKGNPLDGRSDLYSLGVVLYQLVCGQPPFQAPTAMALALKHISEPPPSPRVCCPNLPVILEEIILRCLAKEPHQRFATGQALAQALRLVSLPAPAVSLHTPTPAPVVVPVPPPPPPQARSTPAVVPPPVAPPRAAPAPAAAPAPPTVVPPMAPPPAAADTPAVSAMPETVVVPKQSEQSPSAEETGRRPRARRPWVYVCIAIVCLGALGAGAVALKGRLTPPPTPAQTAPQTSAKPEGTAPTKGQGTLGETETQPGATKTPVTSPPAAAPTAKPSAGKAPAQEPAPKSSVARRPRAAGSRRTGSRHTGSRHTGSRHTGSRTGPSGGSGGGEPGFH from the coding sequence ATGGCTGATAGGACCATTGGCGGTTGCGAGATTACCCGTGAGATTGGCCGCGGCGGCATGGGTGTCGTTTACGAGGCCCAGCAGTTGTCGCCACGTCGCACTGTGGCGCTCAAGATACTGCCCCCGGAATGGGCGCGTGTCCCGCAGATTGCGCGACGGTTCGAGAACGAAGCCAGCCGCATGGCCGCTCTGGAAGAGCATGCCGGCATTGCCACCGTCTACCTGGCCGGCGATGATCAGGGCGTGCCTTACATTGCGATGCAATATCTGCCTGGTGGTGATCTCGGCCAGCGCCTGCTGCAGGGCTGGCGGCCGAGCCTGCCAGAGATCGTAGCGGTGATCGCCGAGGTGGCCGAGGCCCTGGACTTCGCGCATCAGCGGGGCGTAATCCACCGCGACATCAAGCCGGCGAACATCATGCTCGATGCGGTCGGGCGTCCGGTCGTGACCGACTTCGGCATCGCGCGCGCCGTGGACGAGATCGGCGCCACGATGACGGGCAGCGCGGCCATGACTCCCGAGTACGCCTCTCCTGAGCAGATCAAAGGCAACCCCCTCGACGGCCGCTCGGACCTGTACTCGCTGGGGGTAGTGCTCTACCAGTTGGTCTGCGGGCAGCCGCCCTTCCAGGCGCCCACCGCCATGGCGCTGGCTCTAAAGCACATCAGCGAGCCGCCCCCCTCGCCGCGCGTGTGCTGCCCCAATCTGCCAGTGATACTTGAGGAGATCATCCTGCGCTGCCTGGCCAAGGAGCCTCACCAGCGCTTCGCAACCGGTCAGGCACTGGCGCAGGCACTACGATTGGTCAGCCTGCCAGCGCCGGCGGTGTCATTGCATACTCCGACGCCCGCGCCGGTGGTGGTACCTGTACCCCCGCCACCTCCCCCACAAGCCCGGTCGACTCCTGCCGTGGTCCCGCCGCCAGTTGCTCCTCCCCGCGCTGCCCCGGCTCCGGCCGCGGCGCCGGCGCCGCCGACGGTGGTGCCACCCATGGCCCCGCCGCCGGCTGCGGCGGATACGCCGGCGGTGTCCGCCATGCCGGAGACCGTGGTCGTGCCCAAGCAGAGTGAGCAATCGCCATCGGCAGAAGAGACCGGACGACGTCCCCGGGCGCGTCGCCCGTGGGTATATGTCTGCATAGCGATTGTCTGCCTCGGCGCGCTGGGAGCTGGCGCCGTCGCTCTGAAGGGCCGGCTGACGCCGCCTCCGACGCCCGCTCAGACCGCGCCTCAGACGTCTGCGAAACCAGAGGGTACCGCGCCCACCAAGGGCCAAGGCACGCTCGGGGAGACCGAGACGCAGCCGGGTGCGACGAAGACACCTGTCACCAGCCCGCCGGCTGCGGCGCCGACAGCAAAGCCGTCCGCTGGGAAGGCTCCTGCTCAAGAGCCGGCGCCGAAGAGCTCCGTCGCGCGTCGCCCGCGGGCTGCCGGATCCCGCCGCACCGGGTCGCGTCACACCGGGTCGCGTCACACCGGATCGCGTCACACCGGATCGCGCACCGGCCCAAGTGGCGGGTCAGGCGGCGGCGAACCTGGCTTTCACTGA